Genomic DNA from Epinephelus moara isolate mb chromosome 24, YSFRI_EMoa_1.0, whole genome shotgun sequence:
CTCATTGCATCTTACTTGTTAATGGGGGTTGAAATTAACACGTTCACTTCGGTGTTGTGCTTTAATCAGTGCCAATCAGAGCAGGAGACGCTTAATGCCATGaatactgcagagtcatttgacccacgtgtgaatgccaattgtaGCCTTTCCTATTACATGAAAAAGCCAAATGTTAGTGTTGTTAGcaggttttttgtgcagtggaaaaggggcctCATTTGTCCTTGCAcagctctggtacctgttgcaccAACCACGTCTGTAACGTTACTAACGACCAGAGTAAGCTAAATTTGTTGCTTCACCAACAGTGTTGAACATGCAGCCATGATAAAAAGGGATTGTTCTTGTAACCAGCGGTGCAGTTTTCATTGCTTACGTACAGAGAGGGATAGGTTGCTGCCCATACTGTATGACGAAAACGTTGGTTCCAGTTCGGGGCCGAAAGTCATGCCCATAAGTCAtgcaaggtatcatgggggTTAGGACTAAGGTggatatacagtctatggtacaGACAAATCGTATGCTCTGAATTTTACAAAGAGCCCTCTTAAGAGCCATGgactgtattcacaaagctttaTAGTCCAAAGAGTTGCTCTTAGTGATAATATTCTAAGACAATTCTCATGTGATGTTTACCATTTCAGTTTTGTATTTGGAATATGACCCCCTCccatggcttttttttttttctaaagagGTCCTAATATGCCATCataaataagtgtatttccccgGTTGTCAAGTGTTACAAGTCTTATTGGTACCACAAAGAAACTGAGTTTATGGGAAAAGTTAATTTAATAAAACCAAAATCCAATCTTATCATGTCTACCATAGTTTTCATACTTGTTTACAAGTGGATCACAATTcatctaaaaataaagacattcatGAATAAAAATGCTACACACTGTGCCCCTAAACACAAACTAGCAACTCTGAAGCTTCTAGGAAACAAAAGAACATATTTTTAGAGCTGAAACTAGACATACTAGTTCACACAGCTTGTTGATTCTCTTGTTATCTTAATGTAGATGTGAACTCCAAATCAGCCAGAGTTCTGGTCCTTCTGGTAGTCCCGGGTCACCTCCTCTTCCTGTACGCCATCCACCTCCTGCAGGGAGGCCATACTGCCTTGACGCCCACCTTCATCATCTGCTACCTGTCTGTGGCTCTGCTTCAGGTCagataaaccagtaaaaacttTGTTGCTCATGCTGCCTTGTACTTTTACAAGACATCATTGCTTGAGTCTACATGTTACGGAAGTTTACAGTTCACAAATACTCTCATTTGAAACTTATCCAACCACTGTCATTATCCAGGTGGTGATTTTGCTGTACGTGGCCAGCCTGATGGTGCGATGGCTTTGGCGAAGGGGACTGGATCCAGACAACTTCTCCATTCCTTACCTCACAGCTCTGGGTGACCTGCTGGGGACTGGTTTCTTGGCTCTGAGCTTCAGACTAATGCTGACTGTCATTTCTGCTGGGACTGGAGTTTAACACAGACACTTGTTCCCTCACACCCTGAGTGTACTGTTCCCTTTATGCAAGAGACTGAAACACACTTGCAAAGCTCACTGGATTTAGAGAGGAAGGTGAATAGGTACAGTAAGTATGACGTTGTCATGAAGTACGCCTCAATACTGAGCGTCCAATAGGACAGAATCCTCTTTTTTTGCAAGCAGCATATCcaatttatattttgttgacAAATAATTACACAAAGAATAATTTAATTTGCGCAAACACAGATCTAATCTGGGCTCAGTGaatgcatctgtgtgtttgctaTTATCCATataaggggacagtaataacCTCTCACTCAGTTTTACTCATTTGCGCTCTTATTTCCTGCTCTGTGTGCTCTTCTTGGACACCTGCTCACTGTGTCTCTCTCAACATCTCTGCTTGCCTCAGCCTGACacagtgttactgtgtgtcCTCACAGAAAGCGAGAGGGAAATCACAGAAAGAACCAAACTTTCTGTTGAGCTCAGTCAGAGGCTTGATAGCTTAGCTTACGTGAATTACTACAAACAGTCAAGCAGTCAAAATCGTGCACTTTACATGCTGTCTGAACACACCTATACAGAGTGCCACAATTTCAGGTCAGAAATGTGTTGCTGTTCTGTCTTCAGTCCAATTGCAGGTAGGATTGTCTGTTAGTAAGAAAGTAGGGGAGCACTGGGGAAATGGTACGTATTTATAAAATTTCGTTTGTATGTTAGTCTTTACCTAGCTGTCTTAGTAGGTAATTAGCTAACAGTTGCCAGATAAGCagaagctaactaagctagctggctaacttgATAAATGCCAGCTATCACTATTTAAGGATTTATAATCATGGTTTCTTTCATAAAAAGTGACCATAAATGTTTTCAAGTGTAAAACCCTGAGTTATGTGTAATATGTATATAGCTAGCTGACTGACTACTACTAACCACCGAATAGCATCTTATAGTGTGCTGCTgagattatgtttttttttttgacgtTAGCATTGCCCTGGTTCCTTCAAAAAgctaatgggatttttccattggattttggattattgcagaaaataagctctgtggcaaacaaaagtttatgatacttgcaTGTTTTGCTCAGCAAGATAGTCTTTTCAAAGGAACACTTTACAATTTTTGACGTGTAAATGTTATTGgaagaagtaaaaagctaacgttaggctataaactaAATATAGTACTGTCGTCATTGGCGCAAAGCCACTTGATAGCAACTGTCTTCTTTAAAGACACGTAAAATCTTCAAAATtcacgagtggggtatttactgctGTATTTTGTCGTCaagcaaaatgtgaaaatctctCGTGCTTatattaaccacagaccttatttcagccatctaaccaaaaacccattcaaaaaacctaTTGACTTTGAGACATGGGAACCTGAAATGCAAAAATGGTAGCTCATTTACAGGGTTTAGGACTTGTTCCTGCAGTGCTATATTAAAATAAGATGTAGCACACGGTCCAATAAAAACTGCTTAAAACTGCATTAATGATTATAATGCCTCGGCTGAATATTCAAGTTATTAACTTAATTAGGTAGTGTTTATCTGGCAAAGCGGAGAATTACACAGGAAATGAGCAAAGGTACTGGAGATTATTCTTGTGTGCTTACACAgataacagcaaacacacagaattTATTTTCTAATCCAACTTTTCTGCTCTCAGAACCCTTCATGCTCAGGACTGAGGCACAAAGCTAACATTGTAGATAAGGggctgcaaaaacaaaagtggaaACAACCTGGCTCAAAACAGAAGAACAAAGTTAGGAAAGTGTGTCCTTATTTTGCACTTTGGTCTCCATATTTGCCAGCTCACTGTGGTCAATAGTTGCACTGGTCTCCACCCAGCTTGGCTCTGTAGAAACAACACCATCTATCTAAAATGGTTACAAATACTGTAGGACCACTCTGTTGTAAACTGTTGACACATCTGTACACCTGTTGTCAGCTCTTAAATGTTAGATGGCAAATGATTGTATTACGGCAATAATACATATAACTGTAGTGTAAATGTATATTAACACAAATCAGATGCTGCACTGTCTGGATGAATGTTAGATttgatcattttcatttcatgtagGTTTGTGCCTTTAAACCGTGATAAGCCTTCAGTTCTCTCATGTGGGTTTTGTGTCTCCAAATTTCTACTGGTATTTTACTTTTTGTGCAGCACAGTACAACTGAATATAGCCTGTTGTACTTCACTGTCTCTATGTTAGTCTGTGTTCCAGATATTGACAATACAGATATTTCTTTGTGCTATTTTTGTGAACAAATGATTTAGTATGCAAGTCTCCGTATGGGGGCATTTTCAATTGTTTGATATGCACTTTTAGAAAGATGCTTGTCTTTACTGATCTGAAAATAGCATCCAAAGATGGTAATAATCCTGTTTTCACAGTCACATCAAGCTTGACTGGACTCTGCTCTCATATTTGTAAAAACTCCTAGATGACATCTTTGCAGCCATGATTTGTCAATGAAATAAAAGACTGACATGTAAGTCATGACTGCTGTATTCTGAGGGGTTTCAAGTGTCAGGTTTGCTGCCTCTGCACAGTAATATTCAATCCAATATTCAAACCAGTAAACAAATTCTTGCTGAAATGCATTTATTTGAAAATTGTGAGAGAAACTATATATCTATTTTGGTTTATCTGACATTGTAGAGTCAGcaataacacaataaataaagacaatttTGTTGCACAAAAATCTCTTCCTacagcacaaaaaaataaacatagtCACAGTTACAAAAATCATTATCTGCTCGGGTCAAATAAGGCCCACAATCAGAGGCACATACGTTTGGAGACATTCACTGTCTGGATAAGATTTGAATACTTTCGTGAAGCTACTGGAGATTATATTTGTCGTGCAAATTACAGTTTTGAAACAGCAGATGAcaactgaaattaaattaaaccaaaaaCTGAATGGTATTTCACACTTTTAAAGGCAGTGACCAACATCCACTGGATCACTGTTTACAGTAAAACATAGTTTGCCTTCTTCAGGCAGCAACGGTCATCTTGTGATTAAATGTCCTCTCCTATTTGTATCCTCTGTGCGCACAGAAGTCCTTCAGTCTGTAAAAATGAATTTACTTTGGTGCTCTCGGGATACATTTTCAACAGTAATTGCAGGGTCCATTTTAAGGCctacacagagagaaacaagagTCCAGGCTCCACATGTTCAAGTTGAGTCCGTGGATGAGTGATTTCCCAGCCTCATCTAAATTTGAGGTAAGCTGGTATTGAGTAGTTGAAGAGCAAGAAGTCCATGCGATAGAGGTTGTACAGCTTCTTCTGGTAGAAGGGGCTGATGTTGTGGAAGAACTGGGCCGCCATATCTCCTGTAGTCCTGGTGCTCTTGGATGAGGCGGGGAAGCTGACCTGGTCCTCCACCCCAGCCAGCTGTAGCACGTAGCGGGAGTCCTGCTCCAGCGTCTCGTATTTACCCACCACATCGTAGTGGATGAGGCAGGGGTGGCACAGCGAGTGCACCCGCTCCCAATGCTCGTTGAAGGGCTCTTCTCTTTGAGTTGCTGGGTCCACAAGGTAATACACAAACTCCTCGAAGGAGACGTCGTTTCCTCTCTCCAGAGCTTCCGGCTGTGGGTCTGGCCTGTGCCGTCGCACAATCTTTGTGCCGTATCGTTTATGAAAAGCAGTATTGTAGCTCCGAGTGAATTTGTTGCGGTATGCAGACACCAACCGCTCAAAGGGCTCACGTACGAAGACGAACTTCAGGTAGGAGCGTAGGCGCTGGTTAATCTGCGAGGTTGAGTACTCCGACAGAGTGCGGAGGTTTCCAGGGACGTGGGCCTCATTAGCGGGGATTGCCAGTGGATCTCTGAGGGATCCTGCAACACCTGTCAGAACCATGAGCACCCGCTTCCAGTTGGTGCAGGCCACTTTGGGCACATAGCAGTATAGCAAGCCAT
This window encodes:
- the si:ch211-236h17.3 gene encoding carbohydrate sulfotransferase 11 produces the protein MRKPKVTRMVFALCLGCFIMVILYFNSSLKPASEPVGERSSGQKSRRSPLQTLYDGDQVESAVQAIHQGRREVLEEACRSYTRKRRVLIPEDLKHVIVDDQHGLLYCYVPKVACTNWKRVLMVLTGVAGSLRDPLAIPANEAHVPGNLRTLSEYSTSQINQRLRSYLKFVFVREPFERLVSAYRNKFTRSYNTAFHKRYGTKIVRRHRPDPQPEALERGNDVSFEEFVYYLVDPATQREEPFNEHWERVHSLCHPCLIHYDVVGKYETLEQDSRYVLQLAGVEDQVSFPASSKSTRTTGDMAAQFFHNISPFYQKKLYNLYRMDFLLFNYSIPAYLKFR